One window from the genome of Streptomyces sp. NBC_00091 encodes:
- a CDS encoding transglycosylase domain-containing protein, translating to MLLFAGALAGLFTAVYIRVEIPNPHDSASRQATVYYWADGSRMVSVGDVNRQDVKLSQVPDSVQRAVIAAENADFYHDSGVSVTGIGRAAVNIVKGEETQGGSTITQQYVKNTYLSQDQTVQRKIKELFLSLKVSNQRPKAEILEGYLNTSWFGRDAYGVQAASYAYYGIPAKELNPSQGALLAAVLKGAESFDPSLSADNRQRAEDRWSWILDRQVDTGSMSAEERAKHTKFPEPKPPVKPTSQAGQTGYLVDIANKYLKSRSGITGKDLARGGYSVHTTFEKDKVLALTKAVEQVRADRLDPKKRAEDQYVQVGSASIRPEDGAIVAVYGGSDAIEHFTNNADTSGVPAASAFKPFVYAAAVEKELESGERPAEGADPEPLKSRPAGPPTASVDLHSALVGSDHTPFVETGKKVGLKKVKELAVASGLREESMAELEPTFAIGTSTPSAVRLASAYTAFVNQGRVTEPYSVTKVERSGVAVDGFGQPKPRRAMSSEAASIVGAALRQVAWGAVGPPKGQWTSVPSCAGKTGPNDRMNSAWFIGATPELSTSVAMFRTKPDVPQLLPMQGVGGPDSERGSAFPPLIWKAYNEAAAPAPPYPADGPKDRP from the coding sequence TTGCTGCTCTTCGCCGGCGCGCTCGCCGGCCTCTTCACCGCCGTCTACATACGGGTTGAGATCCCGAACCCGCACGACTCCGCGAGCCGGCAGGCCACCGTCTACTACTGGGCGGACGGCAGCCGGATGGTGAGCGTAGGCGATGTGAACCGGCAGGACGTGAAGCTCTCCCAGGTGCCCGATTCCGTCCAGCGCGCCGTCATCGCGGCGGAGAACGCGGACTTCTACCATGATTCGGGCGTCTCGGTGACGGGCATCGGCCGCGCCGCCGTGAACATCGTCAAGGGCGAGGAGACCCAGGGCGGCTCGACGATCACCCAGCAGTATGTGAAGAACACCTATCTGAGCCAGGACCAGACCGTCCAGCGGAAGATCAAGGAACTCTTCCTCTCCCTGAAGGTCAGCAACCAGCGGCCCAAGGCGGAGATTCTTGAGGGGTATCTCAACACCTCTTGGTTCGGCCGCGACGCGTACGGCGTCCAGGCAGCCTCGTACGCGTACTACGGCATCCCCGCCAAGGAGCTGAACCCCAGTCAGGGCGCTCTGCTGGCAGCTGTCCTCAAAGGCGCGGAGAGCTTCGACCCGTCCCTCAGCGCCGACAACCGCCAACGCGCCGAGGACCGCTGGAGCTGGATTCTCGACCGTCAGGTCGACACGGGTTCGATGAGCGCCGAGGAGCGCGCGAAGCACACGAAGTTCCCCGAGCCGAAGCCGCCCGTCAAACCGACCAGCCAGGCCGGGCAGACCGGCTACCTCGTCGACATCGCCAACAAGTACCTCAAGAGCCGCAGCGGGATCACGGGCAAGGATCTGGCCCGTGGCGGCTACAGCGTCCACACCACCTTCGAGAAGGACAAGGTGCTCGCGCTGACCAAGGCGGTCGAGCAGGTGCGCGCGGACCGACTGGACCCGAAGAAGCGCGCGGAGGACCAATACGTGCAGGTCGGCTCCGCCTCGATACGCCCCGAGGACGGAGCGATCGTCGCGGTCTACGGCGGCTCCGACGCGATCGAGCACTTCACCAACAACGCGGACACCTCAGGCGTGCCTGCGGCCTCGGCGTTCAAACCCTTTGTGTACGCCGCCGCTGTGGAGAAGGAGCTCGAAAGCGGTGAACGCCCGGCCGAGGGCGCTGACCCAGAACCCCTGAAATCCAGGCCGGCAGGGCCGCCGACGGCATCCGTGGACCTCCACTCGGCGCTGGTGGGCTCCGACCACACGCCGTTCGTGGAGACCGGCAAGAAGGTCGGGCTGAAGAAAGTCAAGGAGCTCGCGGTCGCGTCCGGACTGCGTGAGGAGAGCATGGCCGAGCTGGAGCCGACCTTCGCCATCGGTACCTCCACCCCCAGCGCCGTCCGGCTGGCCAGCGCCTATACGGCCTTCGTCAACCAGGGCCGGGTCACCGAACCCTACTCGGTGACCAAGGTCGAGCGGAGCGGCGTCGCGGTGGACGGCTTCGGCCAGCCCAAACCGCGGCGGGCAATGAGCTCCGAGGCAGCCTCGATCGTCGGCGCGGCGCTCCGCCAGGTGGCCTGGGGCGCCGTCGGACCGCCCAAGGGCCAGTGGACCTCCGTTCCGTCCTGCGCGGGCAAGACCGGTCCGAACGACCGTATGAACTCAGCCTGGTTCATCGGCGCGACGCCGGAACTGAGCACCTCCGTCGCGATGTTCCGTACGAAGCCCGACGTCCCGCAACTGCTGCCCATGCAGGGCGTGGGCGGCCCCGATTCCGAGCGGGGCAGCGCCTTCCCGCCGCTGATCTGGAAGGCGTACAACGAGGCGGCGGCGCCTGCGCCGCCGTACCCGGCGGATGGTCCCAAGGACCGCCCGTGA
- a CDS encoding NADAR family protein produces MIGNRITHRTADGVRVPGTWRHAFICNGGSYFLTDLFIYADGLVDCWELVTLDEFEQKLRCGWVATSLPDGGRASAHHLASWTFGEPRTWLTPELLLAEVRDTIDELNGRPDSTARCLAAVDVFMADRTEDNRAAARAAYLAVPETVRRYALGDMDRKDYPLQVLVAGPGGRTPDEPGETVTQEEYDEAVAYFEDREQWLAKAPSRVPADGPAESFAPAVKIYHSYPQRALEDPGKKALRNDYPAPITVGDVTYPSVAHAYWAWSVAEPEARTAVVAAESGAKARTIAAAAPRREGWEQVRTAVMARLLRAKYEQHPDLAAILLATGDATVHYDDADSGFWGENGGRGRNWTGRLLELVRSELLARQTLID; encoded by the coding sequence ATGATCGGCAATCGGATCACCCATCGCACGGCGGACGGCGTCCGCGTACCCGGCACCTGGCGGCACGCGTTCATATGCAACGGCGGCTCCTACTTCCTCACCGACCTCTTCATCTACGCCGACGGCCTCGTCGACTGCTGGGAGCTGGTCACCCTCGACGAGTTCGAGCAGAAGCTCCGCTGCGGATGGGTGGCCACCAGCCTTCCGGACGGCGGACGCGCCTCCGCGCACCACCTGGCCTCGTGGACGTTCGGTGAACCGCGCACCTGGCTGACTCCGGAGCTGCTGCTCGCCGAAGTCCGCGACACCATCGACGAGCTGAACGGCCGCCCCGACTCGACCGCCCGCTGCCTCGCCGCGGTGGACGTCTTCATGGCGGACCGTACGGAGGACAACCGGGCCGCCGCCCGGGCCGCCTACCTGGCCGTCCCGGAGACCGTGCGGCGCTACGCGCTCGGCGACATGGACCGCAAGGACTACCCCCTCCAGGTGCTGGTGGCCGGGCCCGGCGGCCGGACCCCGGACGAGCCCGGGGAAACGGTCACGCAGGAGGAGTACGACGAGGCCGTCGCATACTTCGAGGACCGCGAGCAGTGGCTCGCGAAGGCCCCTTCACGGGTGCCGGCCGACGGGCCGGCCGAGTCCTTCGCCCCCGCGGTCAAGATCTACCACTCGTATCCGCAGCGCGCGCTCGAAGACCCGGGCAAGAAGGCCCTGCGCAATGACTACCCCGCCCCGATCACCGTCGGCGACGTCACCTACCCGTCGGTGGCGCACGCCTACTGGGCCTGGTCCGTCGCCGAACCGGAGGCCCGGACCGCGGTCGTGGCGGCGGAGTCGGGCGCGAAGGCCCGTACGATCGCGGCCGCAGCGCCGCGGCGCGAAGGCTGGGAGCAGGTCCGGACGGCGGTCATGGCCCGTCTGCTGCGCGCCAAGTACGAGCAGCACCCCGACCTCGCGGCGATCCTGCTTGCCACGGGTGACGCGACCGTGCACTACGACGACGCGGACTCGGGCTTCTGGGGCGAGAACGGGGGCCGGGGCCGCAACTGGACGGGCCGCCTCCTGGAACTCGTCCGCTCCGAACTGCTGGCCCGGCAGACTCTCATCGACTGA